From the Musa acuminata AAA Group cultivar baxijiao chromosome BXJ3-7, Cavendish_Baxijiao_AAA, whole genome shotgun sequence genome, one window contains:
- the LOC103990325 gene encoding uncharacterized protein LOC103990325: protein MDPCPFVRVLVGNLALKSPVAARPAGGAGVHPSAHPCFATVRLDKHPSRHTVPVPLLPPDHADANPPAAAASLAAGFHLSKADLDRIAGRSLFSAASASGAGTAKLKVAIYSGRMGTTCGVRSGRLLGKVSLPLDLREAAEGTAVVFHSGWIGLGKGAAKAQMYLTVKAEAEPRFVFEFDGEPECSPQVFQVQGNRRQPVFTCSFSCRHNFGDWNWRSRSTQSEPSSPRRWRSSFGSERERPGKERKGWSVKVHDLSGSPVALASMVTPFVASPGTDRVSRSNPGAWLILRPVDGTWQPWGRLEAWRERGGPAGDGLGYRFELLPDTAVGPGVSLAESTISASKGGKFAIDLTGAGGNPLARTSSSSGRGGKLGRGLSLSPSPSPAYRGFVMSSTVIGEGRSGRPAVEVGVQHVGCAEDAAAFVALAAAVDLSMDACRLFSHKLRRGLSSPALLR from the exons CTCGTCGGCAACCTAGCCCTCAAGTCTCCCGTCGCCGCCCGCCCCGCTGGCGGCGCCGGCGTACACCCCTCCGCCCACCCCTGCTTTGCCACCGTCCGCCTCGACAAGCACCCCTCCCGCCACACCGTCCCCGTGCCCCTCCTCCCCCCGGACCACGCCGACGCCAACCCGCCCGCCGCCGCAGCCTCCCTCGCCGCCGGCTTCCACCTCTCCAAGGCCGACCTCGACCGCATCGCTGGGAGATCCCTCTtctccgccgcctccgcctccggcgCTGGGACGGCGAAGCTGAAGGTCGCGATCTACTCGGGCCGCATGGGGACCACGTGCGGGGTGAGGTCCGGGAGGCTCCTGGGGAAGGTCTCCCTGCCGCTGGATCTCAGGGAGGCGGCGGAGGGCACGGCGGTGGTGTTCCACAGCGGGTGGATCGGCCTTGGGAAGGGGGCGGCCAAGGCGCAGATGTACCTGACGGTGAAGGCGGAGGCGGAACCGAGGTTCGTCTTCGAGTTCGACGGCGAGCCGGAGTGCAGCCCGCAGGTGTTCCAGGTCCAGGGCAACAGGAGGCAGCCCGTCTTCACCTGCAGCTTTAGCTGCCGCCACAACTTCGGCGACTGGAACTGGAGATCAAG GTCGACGCAGTCGGAGCCGAGCAGTCCGCGGAGGTGGCGTTCGTCCTTCGGGTCAGAGCGGGAGCGCCCCGGTAAGGAACGCAAGGGGTGGTCCGTCAAGGTCCACGACCTCTCAGGCTCGCCCGTTGCCCTCGCCTCCATGGTCACCCCCTTCGTCGCCTCCCCGGGCACCGACCGGGTAAGCCGCTCCAACCCCGGCGCATGGCTCATCCTTCGCCCCGTCGACGGTACCTGGCAGCCCTGGGGCCGCCTCGAGGCCTGGCGCGAGCGCGGCGGCCCTGCCGGCGACGGCCTCGGCTACCGCTTCGAGCTCCTCCCGGACACCGCCGTGGGCCCCGGCGTCAGCCTCGCCGAGTCCACCATCAGCGCCTCCAAGGGCGGCAAGTTCGCCATCGATCTCACCGGCGCGGGCGGCAACCCCCTCGCGCGGACATCGTCCTCGTCGGGGCGCGGCGGCAAGCTGGGGCGCGGGCTGTCGctgtcgccgtcgccgtcgccggccTACCGCGGCTTCGTGATGTCGTCGACGGTGATCGGCGAGGGCCGGAGCGGCCGCCCTGCGGTGGAGGTCGGGGTGCAGCACGTGGGGTGCGCGGAGGACGCGGCGGCCTTCGTCGCGCTCGCCGCGGCCGTCGATCTCAGCATGGACGCCTGCCGTCTCTTCTCGCACAAGCTCCGCAGGGGGCTGTCATCACCTGCCTTGCTGCGGTGA
- the LOC135582536 gene encoding tubulin alpha-4 chain-like isoform X2 — protein MRECISIHIGQAGIQVGNACWELYCLEHGIQPDGQMPSDKTIGGGDDAFNTFFSETGAGKHVPRAVFVDLEPTVIDEVRTGTYRQLFHPEQLISGKEDAANNFARGHYTIGKEIVDLCLDRIRKLADNCTGLQGFLVFNAVGGGTGSGLGSLLLERLSVDYGKKSKLGFTVYPSPQVSTSVVEPYNSVLSTHSLLEHTDVAVLLDNEAIYDICRRSLDIERPTYTNLNRLVSQVISSLTASLRFDGALNVDVTEFQTNLVPYPRIHFMLSSYAPVISAEKAYHEQLSVAEITNSAFETSSMMAKCDPRHGKYMACCLMYRGDVVPKDVNAAVATIKTKRTIQFVDWCPTGFKCGINYQPPTVVPGGDLAKVQRAVCMISNSTSVAEENSLRLVRILQHSRRITKRLALSLPPRTRMVMKGMNIRMLTSFTVCLCGNPLPLCLCFKLPIVASSLPLSVCHVKRLLV, from the exons ATGAGAGAGTGCATCTCGATCCACATCGGGCAGGCCGGAATTCAGGTCGGCAACGCCTGCTGGGAGCTTTACTGCCTCGAGCATGGCATCCAG CCTGATGGCCAAATGCCTAGTGACAAAACTATTGGCGGTGGTGATGATGCTTTCAACACCTTTTTCAGTGAGACTGGTGCCGGGAAGCATGTCCCTCGTGCAGTATTTGTTGATCTGGAACCCACAGTCATCGATGAAGTAAGAACTGGAACATACCGCCAGCTCTTCCACCCTGAACAGCTCATCAGTGGCAAGGAAGACGCCGCTAACAACTTCGCCCGTGGCCACTATACCA TTGGCAAAGAGATTGTCGATCTCTGCCTTGATCGCATCAGGAAGCTTGCGGACAACTGCACTGGCCTCCAAGGCTTCCTTGTTTTCAATGCTGTTGGTGGTGGCACAGGCTCCGGCCTCGGCTCTCTTCTCCTTGAGCGTCTCTCTGTGGACTATGGAAAGAAGTCAAAGCTGGGGTTCACGGTCTACCCATCACCTCAGGTCTCCACTTCTGTGGTCGAGCCCTACAACAGTGTTCTGTCCACCCATTCTCTTTTGGAGCACACTGATGTGGCTGTTCTCCTGGACAACGAGGCAATCTATGACATCTGCAGGCGATCTCTTGACATCGAACGTCCCACCTACACCAATCTTAACCGCCTTGTTTCTCAG GTGATTTCTTCCCTGACTGCCTCACTGAGGTTTGATGGTGCCCTGAATGTTGATGTCACTGAGTTCCAGACCAATCTGGTCCCATATCCAAGGATCCATTTCATGCTCTCATCATATGCTCCTGTTATCTCTGCCGAGAAAGCTTACCATGAGCAGCTCTCTGTGGCTGAAATCACCAACAGCGCCTTCGAGACATCTTCCATGATGGCAAAGTGCGATCCTCGCCATGGCAAATACATGGCTTGCTGCCTCATGTACCGTGGAGATGTGGTGCCGAAGGACGTTAACGCTGCTGTTGCTACCATCAAGACCAAGCGCACCATTCAGTTTGTTGACTGGTGCCCGACTGGATTCAAATGTGGCATCAACTACCAGCCGCCCACCGTGGTGCCTGGTGGTGATCTGGCCAAGGTGCAGAGAGCAGTGTGCATGATATCCAACTCCACCAGTGTTGCTGAA GAGAATTCTCTGAGGCTCGTGAGGATCTTGCAGCACTCGAGAAGGATTACGAAGAGGTTGGCGCTGAGTCTGCCGCCGAGGACGAGGATGGTGATGAAGGGGATGAATATTAGGATGCTGACAAGCTTCACCGTTTGTTTGTGTGGGAACCCCTTACCCTTGTGTTTGTGTTTCAAGCTTCCTATCGTTGCGTCGTCTTTGCCGCTGTCTGTATGTCATGTTAAGAGACTGTTGGTGTGA
- the LOC135582536 gene encoding tubulin alpha chain-like isoform X1, whose translation MRECISIHIGQAGIQVGNACWELYCLEHGIQPDGQMPSDKTIGGGDDAFNTFFSETGAGKHVPRAVFVDLEPTVIDEVRTGTYRQLFHPEQLISGKEDAANNFARGHYTIGKEIVDLCLDRIRKLADNCTGLQGFLVFNAVGGGTGSGLGSLLLERLSVDYGKKSKLGFTVYPSPQVSTSVVEPYNSVLSTHSLLEHTDVAVLLDNEAIYDICRRSLDIERPTYTNLNRLVSQVISSLTASLRFDGALNVDVTEFQTNLVPYPRIHFMLSSYAPVISAEKAYHEQLSVAEITNSAFETSSMMAKCDPRHGKYMACCLMYRGDVVPKDVNAAVATIKTKRTIQFVDWCPTGFKCGINYQPPTVVPGGDLAKVQRAVCMISNSTSVAEVFSRIDHKFDLMYAKRAFVHWYVGEGMEEGEFSEAREDLAALEKDYEEVGAESAAEDEDGDEGDEY comes from the exons ATGAGAGAGTGCATCTCGATCCACATCGGGCAGGCCGGAATTCAGGTCGGCAACGCCTGCTGGGAGCTTTACTGCCTCGAGCATGGCATCCAG CCTGATGGCCAAATGCCTAGTGACAAAACTATTGGCGGTGGTGATGATGCTTTCAACACCTTTTTCAGTGAGACTGGTGCCGGGAAGCATGTCCCTCGTGCAGTATTTGTTGATCTGGAACCCACAGTCATCGATGAAGTAAGAACTGGAACATACCGCCAGCTCTTCCACCCTGAACAGCTCATCAGTGGCAAGGAAGACGCCGCTAACAACTTCGCCCGTGGCCACTATACCA TTGGCAAAGAGATTGTCGATCTCTGCCTTGATCGCATCAGGAAGCTTGCGGACAACTGCACTGGCCTCCAAGGCTTCCTTGTTTTCAATGCTGTTGGTGGTGGCACAGGCTCCGGCCTCGGCTCTCTTCTCCTTGAGCGTCTCTCTGTGGACTATGGAAAGAAGTCAAAGCTGGGGTTCACGGTCTACCCATCACCTCAGGTCTCCACTTCTGTGGTCGAGCCCTACAACAGTGTTCTGTCCACCCATTCTCTTTTGGAGCACACTGATGTGGCTGTTCTCCTGGACAACGAGGCAATCTATGACATCTGCAGGCGATCTCTTGACATCGAACGTCCCACCTACACCAATCTTAACCGCCTTGTTTCTCAG GTGATTTCTTCCCTGACTGCCTCACTGAGGTTTGATGGTGCCCTGAATGTTGATGTCACTGAGTTCCAGACCAATCTGGTCCCATATCCAAGGATCCATTTCATGCTCTCATCATATGCTCCTGTTATCTCTGCCGAGAAAGCTTACCATGAGCAGCTCTCTGTGGCTGAAATCACCAACAGCGCCTTCGAGACATCTTCCATGATGGCAAAGTGCGATCCTCGCCATGGCAAATACATGGCTTGCTGCCTCATGTACCGTGGAGATGTGGTGCCGAAGGACGTTAACGCTGCTGTTGCTACCATCAAGACCAAGCGCACCATTCAGTTTGTTGACTGGTGCCCGACTGGATTCAAATGTGGCATCAACTACCAGCCGCCCACCGTGGTGCCTGGTGGTGATCTGGCCAAGGTGCAGAGAGCAGTGTGCATGATATCCAACTCCACCAGTGTTGCTGAAGTCTTTTCACGGATCGATCATAAATTTGATCTCATGTATGCCAAGAGGGCCTTCGTGCACTGGTATGTTGGTGAGGGCATGGAGGAAGGAGAATTCTCTGAGGCTCGTGAGGATCTTGCAGCACTCGAGAAGGATTACGAAGAGGTTGGCGCTGAGTCTGCCGCCGAGGACGAGGATGGTGATGAAGGGGATGAATATTAG